A genome region from Chiroxiphia lanceolata isolate bChiLan1 chromosome 5, bChiLan1.pri, whole genome shotgun sequence includes the following:
- the ASCL1 gene encoding achaete-scute homolog 1, which translates to MASGSPARMSSAAGQPPFLQPACFFAAAVAAAAAAAPPGPPPGAPPPQLSPAGGQPSPGGKPSAPRAAKRQRSASPELMRCKRRLNFSGFGYSLPQQQPAAVARRNERERNRVKLVNLGFATLREHVPNGAANKKMSKVETLRSAVEYIRALQQLLDEHDAVSAAFQAGVLSPTISPSYSHDMNSMAGSPVSSYSSDEGSYDPLSPEEQELLDFTSWF; encoded by the coding sequence ATGGCCAGCGGCAGCCCCGCCAGGATGTCCAGCGCCGCCGGGCAGCCGCCCTTCCTGCAGCCGGCGTGCTTCTTCGCCGCCGCCGTggccgccgctgccgctgccgcccctccggggccgccgccgggggcgccgccgccgcagctGAGCCCGGCGGGCGGACAGCCCTCCCCGGGCGGCAAGCCCTCGGCGCCGCGGGCGGCCAAGCGGCAGCGCTCGGCCTCGCCGGAGCTGATGCGCTGCAAGAGGCGGCTCAACTTCAGCGGGTTCGGGTACAGCCTGCCGCAGCAGCAGCCCGCGGCCGTGGCGCGGCGCAACGAGCGGGAGCGCAACCGCGTGAAGCTGGTGAACCTGGGCTTCGCCACGCTGCGGGAGCACGTCCCGAACGGCGCCGCCAACAAGAAGATGAGCAAGGTGGAGACGCTCCGCTCCGCCGTCGAGTACATCCGcgccctgcagcagctgctcgACGAGCATGACGCCGTCAGCGCTGCCTTCCAGGCCGGCGTCCTCTCGCCCACCATCTCGCCCAGCTACTCCCACGACATGAACTCCATGGCGGGCTCTCCCGTCTCCTCCTACTCCTCCGACGAGGGCTCCTACGACCCGCTCAGCCccgaggagcaggagctgctcgACTTCACAAGCTGGTTCTGA